In Erigeron canadensis isolate Cc75 chromosome 8, C_canadensis_v1, whole genome shotgun sequence, the DNA window TAAGCCATAACTGATGCCATTCTTAATCGATTAAAGAAATAACAAtgataactaaataaaacatgtacCAATTGACAGAATAAAACATCAACTGAAAAAGCTAAAAAGATATTTACGATTTGGAAGATAAAAGTAAAAAGATATAACAGCACCAAGATTGAATGATGGCGGTGGTTTTTGGTACCTCCGTGTTCGACACAATTGAATGATGGTGGCGGCACCCAGATctgaaaaattaaataaaactaactaaagcaactgataaaaaaaaatctatatacgcgaaaaacaaaataaaaatcccCGATTGGTGTTGATTGCAGCCGGCGGTGGTGGTAATTGTTCTGGGGGATGTAAGtgtgttttttggtataatatgtgagTGGCTTTAGGGGAAGGGAAGAAAGACAAATTGGGCGTAAGGTTTTTTaaagggtatttttgatatttcaagAATAAAATGTTTGGTGGTAGTGATAATTAATAGGGTAAAATAGGGAATTTAAAGATAGAGTGTTTAATTTAGAGGggataatttgtttatatagggagtaCATAGATATCGTTTAAGAGAAAtaaaattatatcataaatttatCATCAAGATCATATTGTACAAATGAATGATAAATGCTACTTGCATCAACACCTAAATGCCTACATGGctgcaaatgttttcaaatcataattttttaagaACAATATTGAAACTTATGGGCTTAATATCTTCTACATCAATTTCTTCATCAAGTAATCTTCCATAAATGTCAAACAAGTCATCAAGAATATGTTCTCCAAAGTGATGGGAAATCATTGATTCTTGGATCGCTCGAACAGTCCTAGCCACCGCGGTGCCATGGCTCATACAAGGGCCAGAGTTTCGCTCAAGTTCAAACATTTCCAAATGCTCAATATCGAAAGATCCTTCATTCTTAACTTCTTCCTCTAGTTCATTCCTTGAAGGTGCATAAAAGTGCACATTGTACTCTTCTACCTTTTCTTGCTTAATTTCTCCCTACATGaccatattttaaaaaataaaaaacgtcTACTATGAACAATATTCATTGATGTCAtttaataattgttaatatacaAATAGCTAAACTTGATATTATTCAATAAATTTAGTACCTTAGAGACTAAAGTGGCAAATGATCTTGAAAGAAGTTCCCAAAGGAACGAATTGCCCCTGTCAACATGACTTTGAGATCTCCTTCCTAACAAAATAAGTACCATTCGACCTCCATCTAGTAGCTCTTTCGACCTTGATCGTAGAAACAATGAAAAATCTTCTTTGAATTGATTGAAATATGCTTTAGAGACTTGTGGAGGACCCGATTTTGAAATATAAAAGCTACATTTGTTAATCGAGTGGCCTTCCTTGTCATAAAGTCCCGGAGGAACCTAAAAATGTAGTGAAAAAAAATAGAGTAATTAGTATCAACTTTCATCATGGTTTTAGTTAATTTGAAGATTGTCCGAACTAATAAACAATTTGGTGTTTACTTACCCTGGATAGCCAATGCAAACTGTAAGAGGAATAAATGAAGTGTAAACATTTGTCAGGAAACAATCTGCCATAAAAAGTACC includes these proteins:
- the LOC122580233 gene encoding probable methyltransferase TCM_000336, translating into MDVEKVFHMNGGLGENSYAQNSSLQRKASDMVKHITLKSLEETYVTTTPKSMGIADLGCSCGQNTLSTIREMVEAIDEISHKILDVPPPEYHVYLNDLPTNDFNAIFKILPDFYKEMNNDRHLHDAKNVSSVYIAAYPGTFYGRLFPDKCLHFIYSSYSLHWLSRVPPGLYDKEGHSINKCSFYISKSGPPQVSKAYFNQFKEDFSLFLRSRSKELLDGGRMVLILLGRRSQSHVDRGNSFLWELLSRSFATLVSKGEIKQEKVEEYNVHFYAPSRNELEEEVKNEGSFDIEHLEMFELERNSGPCMSHGTAVARTVRAIQESMISHHFGEHILDDLFDIYGRLLDEEIDVEDIKPISFNIVLKKL